A window of Parasynechococcus marenigrum WH 8102 contains these coding sequences:
- a CDS encoding cation:proton antiporter, translating to MLLPALLSEISSHDFEVAETLIGVLRFVLIFVAARSLAELLVRFELPTILGELLAGVIIGASGLHLLVPPETQVQLSGVFSNVVGGIAHIPPDEIPEIYNESFGALQAVSNLGLFSLLFLTGLESELEELIAVGAQAFSVAVVGVVLPFALGTLGLMGIFHVDPVQAIFAGASMTATSIGITASVFGELGYLRTREGQIVIGAAVLDDILGIVILAVVVSLAAGGTLEIAPIVQLVVAAVLFVVVALVLSQKAAPAFDWVVDQLKAPGGKLIGSYLLLGASCFIATAIGLEAALGAFAAGLIASTSKHRHEIQAAVTPIVGLFATVFFVLVGAGMDLSVINPSDPSARSALVIAGFMFLVAIVGKVVAGWAVFGPQKTNKLVVGLGMLPRGEVGLIFLGLGTAAKLLSPGLEIAILLMVIGTTFLAPVLLRLVLKDKPPEDGNEVPEEFAADPLAGAS from the coding sequence ATGCTGTTACCCGCACTGCTGAGTGAGATCAGCAGCCATGACTTTGAAGTCGCCGAAACGCTGATCGGAGTCCTTCGCTTCGTGCTGATCTTTGTCGCCGCGAGATCCCTTGCGGAGCTCCTGGTTCGTTTCGAACTCCCCACCATCCTGGGAGAACTATTGGCCGGCGTGATCATTGGCGCCTCAGGGTTGCATCTGTTGGTGCCGCCAGAGACGCAGGTTCAGCTCAGCGGTGTTTTTTCAAATGTGGTCGGGGGAATTGCTCACATCCCACCCGATGAGATTCCTGAGATTTACAACGAGAGTTTCGGAGCTTTGCAAGCGGTTTCCAATTTGGGCCTGTTCTCGTTGCTGTTCCTTACAGGGTTGGAGAGCGAATTAGAGGAGCTGATCGCCGTCGGCGCTCAGGCGTTCTCCGTGGCCGTGGTGGGCGTCGTGCTGCCCTTCGCCTTGGGCACCCTTGGATTGATGGGGATCTTCCACGTCGATCCCGTTCAAGCGATCTTTGCCGGAGCTTCGATGACGGCCACCAGCATCGGCATCACTGCCAGCGTGTTCGGTGAGCTCGGTTATCTGCGCACCCGCGAAGGCCAGATCGTGATCGGAGCGGCGGTACTGGACGACATTCTTGGAATTGTGATTCTGGCTGTGGTGGTGTCCCTCGCCGCAGGTGGAACTCTGGAGATCGCCCCCATCGTTCAATTGGTGGTGGCAGCGGTGCTTTTCGTTGTGGTTGCACTGGTGTTGAGCCAAAAAGCTGCACCAGCCTTCGACTGGGTCGTTGATCAGCTCAAGGCTCCTGGGGGCAAATTGATCGGCTCCTATCTGCTTCTCGGGGCAAGTTGCTTCATCGCAACAGCCATCGGTCTAGAGGCGGCTCTGGGGGCATTTGCTGCTGGCTTGATCGCCAGCACCTCCAAACATCGCCACGAGATTCAGGCTGCTGTCACGCCGATTGTCGGACTGTTCGCCACAGTGTTCTTCGTGCTTGTGGGAGCTGGCATGGATCTGTCTGTGATCAATCCCTCCGATCCCTCCGCCCGGTCTGCCCTTGTGATCGCAGGGTTTATGTTCCTTGTCGCCATCGTCGGCAAGGTGGTTGCCGGCTGGGCCGTGTTCGGTCCTCAGAAAACAAACAAATTGGTGGTGGGGCTTGGCATGCTCCCCCGTGGTGAGGTGGGTCTGATCTTCCTGGGCCTGGGCACGGCCGCCAAGCTGCTGAGCCCCGGTCTCGAGATCGCCATCCTGCTGATGGTGATCGGCACCACCTTCTTGGCACCAGTGTTGTTGCGTCTCGTCCTCAAGGACAAGCCCCCTGAAGACGGGAATGAGGTCCCTGAGGAGTTCGCTGCTGATCCGCTGGCAGGAGCCTCCTGA
- a CDS encoding alpha/beta fold hydrolase, whose protein sequence is MDTYCWSHLGHAVHTVHQQPEQDYSDRPALLLVHGFGASTDHWRYNIPVLAKTHAVHAIDLLGFGRSSKPAELAYGGPLWRDQLVAYVQERIGRPTVIAGNSLGGFAALAAGAELKQDCAGVVLLNAAGPFSDEQQPPKGWAAIARQSIGSALLKSPVLQRLLFENLRRPATIRRTLNQVYVDKTNVDDWLVESIRRPSLDPGAFGVFRTVFDIPRGQPLDELFAELTAPLLLLWGMRDPWINAPGRRATFQRHAPAATTEVVLDAGHCPHDEVPDQVNASLLDWLAGLT, encoded by the coding sequence GTGGACACCTACTGCTGGAGCCACCTTGGACATGCCGTCCACACTGTCCACCAACAGCCTGAGCAGGACTACTCCGATCGTCCTGCGCTGCTGTTGGTCCATGGCTTTGGGGCGTCCACCGATCACTGGCGGTACAACATTCCAGTGCTGGCCAAAACCCATGCCGTGCACGCGATAGACCTGCTGGGCTTTGGACGCAGTTCCAAGCCAGCGGAGCTGGCGTATGGAGGTCCCCTCTGGCGCGATCAGCTGGTGGCTTACGTGCAGGAACGGATCGGACGTCCCACGGTGATTGCCGGTAATTCCCTCGGGGGCTTCGCTGCCTTGGCTGCCGGAGCAGAGCTCAAGCAGGACTGTGCCGGTGTGGTGTTGCTCAATGCGGCCGGTCCCTTCAGTGATGAACAGCAGCCTCCCAAGGGGTGGGCTGCCATCGCACGGCAAAGCATCGGCAGTGCTTTGTTGAAAAGCCCGGTGCTGCAGCGCCTGCTGTTCGAAAATTTGCGCCGTCCGGCCACGATCCGTCGCACCCTCAATCAGGTGTACGTCGACAAAACCAATGTGGATGACTGGTTGGTGGAGTCGATCCGTCGCCCATCGCTCGATCCCGGCGCCTTTGGTGTGTTCCGCACGGTGTTCGACATCCCCAGGGGGCAGCCCCTCGATGAGCTGTTCGCGGAGCTGACCGCACCTCTCCTGCTGCTCTGGGGCATGCGTGACCCTTGGATCAATGCACCAGGCCGCAGGGCCACCTTTCAGCGGCATGCACCGGCGGCCACCACGGAGGTGGTGCTGGATGCGGGCCACTGCCCCCATGACGAGGTGCCGGACCAGGTGAATGCTTCGTTGCTGGATTGGCTCGCTGGTCTGACGTGA
- the rnc gene encoding ribonuclease III — MDQARRDSLKSLIKRLGLEDMDSPSLLLEVERAMTHTSSGRTDHNERLEFLGDAVLRLAATLYLDRHHPGLTVGDSSSLRAQLVSDRWLAELGEAIDIESCLILGVKALGDAAARTTIRADATEALIGALYKVSGSLEPILGWLTPHWQRTSADVLAAPHRFNGKTTLQEWSQGQGLGLPEYSTEERSQVHGDPQRFRSTVRVASKVLAEGHGRSRKEAEQNAAIAAAQTFAGNAAPH; from the coding sequence GTGGACCAAGCGCGTCGTGACTCTCTGAAGAGCCTGATCAAGCGGCTAGGCCTGGAGGACATGGACAGCCCGTCCCTCCTTCTGGAGGTGGAACGTGCCATGACCCATACCTCGAGCGGACGAACCGACCACAACGAGCGGCTTGAGTTCCTCGGCGATGCGGTGCTGCGTCTTGCGGCAACGCTTTATCTCGACCGCCACCATCCCGGTTTAACCGTGGGAGATAGCTCAAGCCTTCGCGCCCAGCTCGTGAGTGATCGCTGGCTGGCGGAGCTGGGGGAAGCGATCGACATTGAAAGCTGCCTGATCCTCGGGGTCAAAGCGCTGGGTGATGCAGCTGCTCGAACAACGATTCGCGCTGATGCCACCGAAGCACTGATCGGAGCTCTCTACAAAGTCAGCGGCAGCCTTGAGCCGATCCTGGGTTGGCTCACCCCCCACTGGCAACGCACCAGTGCTGACGTGCTGGCAGCACCCCATCGCTTCAACGGCAAGACCACGCTGCAGGAGTGGAGCCAGGGTCAGGGACTGGGACTCCCGGAGTACAGCACGGAAGAACGGAGCCAAGTACATGGCGATCCGCAGCGATTCCGCAGCACGGTGCGTGTGGCCAGCAAGGTATTAGCCGAAGGCCACGGACGCTCGCGCAAGGAGGCCGAACAGAACGCTGCGATCGCAGCCGCTCAGACCTTTGCCGGCAACGCCGCTCCGCACTGA
- a CDS encoding NAD(P)H dehydrogenase subunit NdhS, with translation MASAAAPILPGATVTVQDVTSIYNGYTGFVQRISGDRAAVLFEGGNWDKLVTMRLKDLQPA, from the coding sequence ATGGCGTCTGCTGCTGCACCGATTCTTCCGGGCGCCACGGTCACGGTCCAGGACGTGACCTCGATCTACAACGGTTACACCGGTTTCGTGCAGCGCATCAGCGGCGATCGTGCTGCCGTGCTGTTCGAAGGGGGCAACTGGGACAAGCTGGTGACGATGCGGTTGAAGGACCTGCAGCCCGCCTAA
- a CDS encoding glycogen/starch/alpha-glucan phosphorylase, producing the protein MTSSQPLDLRLPTPGCYNDPERAGLDAKSVFDGMTEHLFFTLGKLAPTASRHDLYMALSYAVRDRLMMRYLATTEAMRAHPQKSVAYLSAEFLIGPQLNNNLLNLGIQQEAEAALRNFGIESLQQILDVEEEPGLGNGGLGRLAACYMESLASLKIPATGYGIRYEFGIFDQLIRDGWQVEITDKWLKGGWPWELPQPDEACFVGFGGRTESYIDDKGSYRSRWIPAEHAIGIPHDVPVLGYRVNICDRLRLWRADATESFDFYAFNIGDYYGAVEEKVGSETLSKVLYPNDGTDEGRRLRLKQQHFFVSCSLQDMLRSLDNRGLPVEDFPKYWTVQLNDTHPAIAVAELMRLLIDDRHMDWDKAWDITSRSVAYTNHTLLPEALEKWDLNLFSSLLPRHLELIYEINRRFLQQLRLRYPGNDAIQRKLSIIDEDGSKAVRMAHLATIGAHHVNGVAALHSDLVKTDLLPEFAELWPEKFTNVTNGVTPRRWVALANPELSTLLNEHIGEDWISNMENLRKLEERQNDQGFLEHWGNTKLSVKRKLASYIHRNTGVLVDPSTLFDVQVKRIHEYKRQHLNVLQVITQYLRIKNGQADGMAPRTVIFGGKAAPGYYMAKLIIRFINGIAETVNADPDMDGRLRVVFLPDYNVKLGEQVYPASDLSEQISTAGKEASGTGNMKFAMNGALTIGTLDGANVEIRELVGAENFFLFGKTVEEINDLKRSGYNPGAFINAMPELQEALRLIEMGHFSNGDSELFRPLLDNLTGHDPFFVMADFADYLRAQEAVSLAWTDRMHWNRMSLLNTARTGFFSSDRSIGEYCENIWNVGPLNVDITCDVR; encoded by the coding sequence ATGACCTCCTCCCAACCTCTCGATCTGCGCCTGCCGACCCCCGGCTGTTACAACGATCCCGAACGGGCCGGTCTGGACGCCAAGAGCGTCTTCGACGGCATGACCGAGCACCTGTTCTTCACCCTCGGCAAGCTTGCTCCCACCGCCAGCCGCCATGACCTTTACATGGCGCTGAGCTATGCGGTGCGCGATCGCCTGATGATGCGCTACCTCGCCACAACCGAGGCGATGAGAGCCCATCCCCAGAAGTCTGTCGCTTACCTCTCTGCGGAGTTCCTGATCGGGCCCCAGCTGAACAACAACCTGCTGAACCTCGGTATTCAACAGGAAGCCGAAGCAGCGCTTCGGAACTTCGGCATCGAATCCCTCCAGCAGATCCTGGATGTGGAGGAAGAACCGGGCCTCGGCAACGGTGGTTTGGGACGCCTGGCGGCCTGCTACATGGAGTCCCTCGCCAGCTTGAAAATCCCCGCTACGGGCTATGGAATCCGCTACGAGTTCGGCATCTTCGACCAGCTGATCCGCGATGGCTGGCAGGTGGAGATCACCGACAAGTGGCTGAAGGGCGGCTGGCCCTGGGAACTGCCCCAGCCTGATGAAGCCTGCTTCGTTGGCTTCGGTGGACGCACCGAGAGCTACATCGATGACAAGGGCAGCTACCGCTCCCGCTGGATTCCCGCCGAGCACGCCATCGGCATCCCCCATGACGTCCCCGTGCTGGGCTATCGCGTCAACATCTGCGATCGGCTGCGCCTCTGGCGCGCCGATGCCACCGAAAGTTTCGACTTCTATGCCTTCAACATCGGCGACTACTACGGCGCCGTTGAGGAGAAGGTGGGCAGCGAAACCCTCTCCAAGGTGCTGTACCCCAACGACGGCACTGACGAAGGTCGCCGTCTGCGTCTGAAGCAGCAGCACTTCTTCGTGAGCTGCTCCCTGCAGGACATGCTGCGCAGCCTCGACAATCGCGGATTACCCGTTGAGGACTTCCCCAAGTACTGGACCGTTCAGCTCAACGACACCCACCCCGCCATCGCCGTGGCGGAGCTAATGCGTCTGCTGATCGACGACCGCCACATGGATTGGGACAAGGCCTGGGACATCACCTCCCGTTCCGTCGCTTACACCAACCACACCCTTCTGCCGGAGGCCCTGGAAAAGTGGGATCTGAATTTGTTCAGCAGCCTGCTGCCCCGCCACCTGGAGCTGATCTACGAGATCAACCGTCGGTTCCTCCAGCAGCTGCGTCTGCGTTACCCCGGCAACGACGCCATCCAGCGCAAGCTGTCGATCATCGATGAAGACGGCAGCAAGGCTGTGCGCATGGCCCACCTGGCCACCATCGGTGCCCACCACGTGAATGGCGTGGCGGCGCTGCACTCCGATCTGGTCAAGACCGACCTGCTGCCGGAATTTGCTGAACTCTGGCCCGAGAAGTTCACCAACGTGACCAACGGCGTCACCCCCCGTCGCTGGGTGGCCCTGGCCAACCCCGAGCTGTCCACCCTGCTCAACGAGCACATCGGCGAGGACTGGATCTCCAACATGGAGAACCTGCGCAAGCTGGAGGAACGCCAGAACGACCAGGGCTTCCTTGAGCACTGGGGCAACACCAAGCTGTCCGTGAAGCGCAAGCTGGCCAGCTACATCCATCGCAACACCGGTGTGCTGGTGGATCCCTCCACATTGTTCGACGTGCAGGTGAAGCGCATCCACGAGTACAAGCGCCAGCACCTCAACGTGCTGCAGGTGATCACCCAGTACCTGCGGATCAAGAACGGCCAGGCCGACGGCATGGCACCCCGCACCGTGATCTTCGGCGGCAAGGCAGCTCCCGGCTACTACATGGCCAAACTGATCATCCGCTTCATCAACGGCATCGCCGAGACCGTCAACGCCGACCCCGATATGGACGGCCGCCTGCGGGTGGTGTTCCTCCCGGATTACAACGTGAAGCTCGGCGAGCAGGTCTACCCCGCCTCCGACCTCTCCGAGCAGATCTCCACCGCCGGCAAAGAAGCTTCCGGCACCGGCAACATGAAGTTCGCCATGAACGGCGCCCTCACCATCGGGACGCTGGATGGGGCCAACGTGGAGATCCGCGAGCTGGTGGGAGCGGAGAACTTCTTCCTGTTCGGCAAGACCGTGGAGGAGATCAACGATCTCAAGCGAAGCGGCTACAACCCCGGCGCATTCATCAACGCCATGCCAGAGCTGCAGGAAGCACTGCGCTTGATCGAGATGGGCCACTTCAGCAATGGCGACAGCGAACTGTTCCGTCCGCTGCTGGACAACCTCACCGGTCACGATCCGTTCTTCGTGATGGCTGACTTCGCCGACTACCTGCGGGCCCAGGAGGCCGTCAGCCTCGCCTGGACCGATCGCATGCACTGGAACCGCATGTCGCTGCTGAACACCGCCCGCACTGGGTTCTTCTCCTCTGACCGATCCATCGGCGAATACTGCGAGAACATCTGGAACGTCGGTCCCCTCAACGTCGACATCACCTGCGATGTCCGCTGA
- a CDS encoding CorA family divalent cation transporter, whose translation MRSDLRRVRTVVWPLRSQLIVLVRQGKRLLDREAVRGFREVSTHVDVVFETAEVLRHQCDGVTASYMASISNRMNQVMKVLTVISSIFVPLTFIAGVYGMNFDPEVSPWNMPELEWPYGYVLCMVAMGLISLTQVLWFRRQGWFQDWTGMR comes from the coding sequence ATCCGCTCCGACCTGCGCCGGGTTCGAACCGTGGTGTGGCCCCTGCGCAGCCAGCTGATTGTGTTGGTCCGGCAGGGCAAACGACTGCTGGATCGAGAAGCCGTTCGCGGTTTCCGGGAGGTGAGCACCCACGTGGATGTGGTGTTCGAAACCGCTGAAGTGCTGCGGCACCAGTGCGATGGCGTGACCGCCAGCTACATGGCCAGCATCAGCAACCGTATGAATCAGGTGATGAAGGTGCTCACGGTGATCTCAAGCATTTTTGTGCCGTTGACGTTCATCGCCGGTGTGTACGGCATGAATTTCGATCCGGAGGTGTCCCCCTGGAACATGCCGGAGCTGGAGTGGCCCTACGGCTATGTCCTCTGCATGGTTGCCATGGGTCTGATCTCTCTGACCCAGGTGCTTTGGTTTCGCCGTCAGGGTTGGTTTCAGGACTGGACGGGGATGCGCTGA
- a CDS encoding ion transporter: MASDRSLRQRLRSTVLEATTPAGKLYNVLIFGAILLSVLALLLEPDPLGNSALRQTNVLWIDVAQNICLAVFAADFILHLLLVEQPRRYLFSFYGVIDASAVLFFFVPQIRSELLLWVFKFGRILRVFKLLKFIDEARVLGQALRGSARTICVYLFFVFLLQVVLGYFIFVIESGKPDSQFQTVSNGVYWAIVTMTTVGYGDLVPQTALGRLLASVVMMLGFGIIAIPTGLLTVSGVRHQQKQRGITCSTCGRQGHRDDARRCDQCGAALPAKV, encoded by the coding sequence ATGGCGTCGGATCGCAGCCTGCGCCAACGCCTGCGCTCCACGGTGCTGGAGGCAACCACTCCCGCAGGCAAGCTCTACAACGTCTTGATTTTCGGGGCGATCCTGCTCAGCGTTCTGGCCTTGCTGCTGGAGCCGGACCCTCTGGGAAATTCGGCCCTGCGTCAGACCAATGTGCTCTGGATCGATGTGGCCCAGAACATCTGTCTGGCTGTGTTTGCGGCCGACTTCATTCTGCACCTGCTCTTGGTGGAGCAACCGCGGCGATATCTGTTCAGCTTCTACGGGGTGATTGACGCCTCAGCGGTGCTGTTTTTCTTCGTGCCGCAGATCCGCAGTGAACTGCTGCTCTGGGTGTTCAAGTTCGGGCGCATCCTGCGGGTGTTCAAGCTGCTCAAATTCATTGATGAAGCTCGCGTGCTCGGGCAGGCGTTGCGGGGCAGTGCCCGCACAATCTGCGTCTACCTGTTTTTTGTTTTCCTGTTGCAGGTGGTGCTGGGGTACTTCATTTTTGTGATCGAAAGTGGCAAACCGGACTCCCAGTTCCAGACTGTGTCGAACGGGGTGTACTGGGCCATCGTCACGATGACCACAGTGGGCTACGGGGATCTTGTTCCCCAGACGGCTCTTGGACGCTTGCTGGCCTCCGTGGTGATGATGCTGGGTTTCGGCATCATTGCGATCCCCACCGGGTTGCTCACGGTTTCAGGGGTCCGTCATCAGCAGAAGCAGCGGGGAATCACCTGCTCCACCTGCGGCCGGCAAGGACACCGTGATGATGCCCGCCGCTGTGATCAGTGCGGAGCGGCGTTGCCGGCAAAGGTCTGA
- the rimM gene encoding ribosome maturation factor RimM (Essential for efficient processing of 16S rRNA), translating into MVESEDWLIVGKLVGAQGLQGELRVNPASDFPERFTTPGSRWLRGRKGGEPKEVQLKKGRQLPGKSLFILRLEGIDSRDAAEALVGQELLVPASDRPELEEGEFHLLDLVGLEARLHADEPAIGVVTDLISGGNDLLELKTSAGRTLLIPFVESIVPEVHLEKGWLLLTPPPGLLDL; encoded by the coding sequence ATGGTCGAGAGCGAAGACTGGCTGATCGTCGGCAAGCTGGTGGGCGCTCAGGGGCTGCAGGGTGAACTGCGGGTGAACCCCGCCAGCGATTTCCCGGAACGCTTCACCACCCCTGGCAGCCGTTGGCTGCGGGGACGCAAGGGCGGAGAACCCAAGGAAGTTCAACTCAAGAAAGGACGCCAGCTTCCGGGCAAGTCGTTGTTCATCTTGCGCCTGGAGGGCATCGACAGCCGCGATGCAGCAGAGGCGCTGGTGGGTCAGGAGCTGCTGGTGCCCGCCAGCGATCGCCCCGAGCTTGAGGAAGGCGAATTCCATCTGTTGGATCTTGTTGGTCTGGAGGCCCGCTTGCACGCCGACGAGCCCGCCATCGGAGTCGTGACCGACCTGATCAGTGGTGGCAACGATCTGCTGGAGCTGAAGACATCCGCAGGTCGAACGCTGCTGATTCCCTTTGTGGAATCGATCGTGCCTGAGGTGCATCTTGAGAAGGGCTGGTTGCTGCTCACCCCGCCGCCTGGACTGCTGGATCTCTGA
- a CDS encoding acetate/propionate family kinase, whose amino-acid sequence MDSTGATPWHRSRSVAADESLETVLNSWLAPALEPHRQQVSLIGHRVVHGGERFTAPTRITPEVEATLAELIPLAPLHNPPALKGLAWARHWAPELPQWACFDTAFHSSLPAAAHTYAIPSEFRNKGFRRFSFHGINHQHVSETVAAQCRKQGKNPSQLRLISAHLGAGASLAAVKGGRCIDTTMGFTPLEGLVMATRSGNVDPGLLLELMREGYSEDQIATILQKESGLKGLSGLSGDMRTIREAAANGHNGAIRALDVFRHRLLQLLGAMAASLGGVDVLALTGGIGEHDKQLKLELEKALSWWGDFLTVVIPEDEEGMIARLCQRHSETPASAAVG is encoded by the coding sequence GTGGATTCCACCGGGGCTACGCCCTGGCACAGGAGCCGCAGTGTGGCTGCGGATGAATCCCTCGAAACAGTGCTGAACAGCTGGCTAGCCCCGGCTCTTGAACCCCATCGTCAGCAGGTATCCCTGATTGGTCATCGCGTGGTGCATGGCGGCGAGCGCTTCACTGCCCCCACCCGGATCACACCGGAGGTGGAAGCCACCCTGGCGGAGCTGATACCTCTGGCGCCGCTGCACAATCCACCGGCGTTGAAGGGATTGGCCTGGGCCCGTCACTGGGCCCCGGAGCTGCCGCAGTGGGCTTGTTTCGACACCGCCTTCCACAGCAGCCTGCCTGCTGCTGCTCATACCTATGCCATACCAAGCGAGTTCAGGAACAAGGGCTTCCGTCGCTTCAGTTTCCACGGGATCAACCATCAGCACGTCTCGGAAACAGTCGCTGCTCAATGTCGTAAACAGGGCAAGAATCCATCACAGCTGCGGCTGATCAGCGCTCACCTCGGAGCAGGGGCCTCGCTGGCAGCGGTCAAAGGGGGGCGTTGCATCGACACCACCATGGGATTTACCCCCCTGGAAGGGCTGGTGATGGCCACCCGATCCGGCAACGTCGACCCCGGACTCCTGCTCGAACTGATGCGGGAGGGCTACAGCGAAGACCAGATCGCCACGATTCTGCAAAAGGAATCAGGCCTAAAGGGACTGTCCGGCCTCAGCGGTGACATGCGAACCATTCGCGAAGCTGCTGCAAACGGTCACAACGGGGCCATTCGAGCTTTGGATGTGTTTCGGCACAGGCTGCTGCAGCTGCTTGGGGCGATGGCAGCGAGCCTCGGCGGTGTCGACGTGCTGGCGCTAACCGGTGGAATCGGCGAGCACGACAAACAGCTCAAGCTAGAGCTGGAGAAAGCCTTGTCCTGGTGGGGGGATTTTTTGACCGTTGTGATCCCAGAAGATGAGGAGGGCATGATTGCTCGCCTCTGTCAGCGACACAGCGAGACGCCTGCTTCAGCTGCGGTCGGGTAA
- a CDS encoding magnesium transporter CorA family protein has protein sequence MARQVRRSSNAVKPRRLSERPGDLPGPLFVHGGLAPTGLSALLFRPDGVSTHLDLTLEQLQDLLQQGEPLWVRIKGLGSPGLLAQVMSMLRVPDDLQPVLVETPQRTRVDAVGDVLQVVTHRLSMGASGRVISEQVGVVLMPNLVLTVEEVPRRMAFPEFTEWLVKLPDSPDRALLDDIFFFLLDEVLPLLEDLAEELDQLEEASLRRPTPRLL, from the coding sequence ATGGCCCGACAGGTCCGTCGCAGCAGCAATGCGGTCAAGCCGCGGCGGTTGAGTGAACGACCGGGCGATCTGCCTGGGCCCTTGTTCGTTCATGGCGGTCTTGCACCGACGGGCCTTTCCGCACTTCTCTTCAGACCAGACGGTGTCAGCACCCATCTGGACTTAACGCTGGAGCAATTGCAGGATCTGCTTCAGCAAGGAGAGCCGCTGTGGGTACGGATCAAGGGACTGGGGAGTCCTGGATTGCTGGCTCAGGTGATGTCAATGCTGCGGGTCCCTGATGATCTCCAGCCGGTGTTGGTGGAAACGCCTCAGCGCACGCGGGTGGATGCCGTTGGAGATGTGCTTCAGGTGGTGACCCATCGCCTCAGCATGGGGGCCAGCGGCCGGGTGATCAGCGAGCAGGTGGGTGTGGTGCTGATGCCGAATCTGGTACTTACCGTTGAGGAAGTGCCGCGCCGGATGGCCTTCCCGGAATTCACCGAGTGGTTGGTGAAGCTGCCGGATTCGCCGGATCGTGCCCTGCTCGACGACATCTTTTTCTTCCTCCTGGATGAGGTGCTGCCGCTGTTGGAGGATCTCGCCGAGGAACTGGATCAGCTTGAGGAGGCGTCGTTGCGACGGCCCACGCCGCGGCTGCTGTGA
- a CDS encoding mannose-1-phosphate guanylyltransferase/mannose-6-phosphate isomerase, translating to MHSVASTPLIPVILCGGTGTRLWPLSRASYPKQYWPLSGEGDATLMQQTQQRLEGLNGLEAPLLICNEDHRFIVAEQMRQIGVEPNAILLEPMGRNTAPAVTVAALQATAGGQDPLLLVLAADHLIRDAKQFRQAVDAGRSAAEAGRLVTFGIVPTAPETGYGYIEAAEPFSGGSLREVPIARFVEKPDRATAEQFLATGRFTWNSGMFLFRASAMLAELERLAPEVVSCCRAALEQDAADLDFLRLEREAFAKCPNVAIDVAVMEKTELGSVLPLDAGWSDVGSWSALWETADRDVDGNVLQGRVINKGSRNCYLRSEHRLVVGLGVENLVVVETDDAVLIADRSKAQEIKSVVKQLEADGSPEGKAHRKIYRPWGAYTGVTEGNRWQVKRISVNPGSSLSLQMHHHRAEHWVVVKGTALVERDGDQQLVGENQSTYIPMGCKHRLSNPGRIPVELIEVQSGEYLGEDDIVRFEDRYGRSDQRIPVQS from the coding sequence ATGCACAGTGTGGCCAGCACCCCTCTGATCCCTGTGATCCTCTGCGGCGGGACCGGCACGCGACTGTGGCCCCTGTCCCGCGCCAGTTACCCGAAGCAGTACTGGCCCCTCAGCGGGGAGGGTGATGCCACCTTGATGCAGCAGACCCAACAGCGGCTGGAGGGTCTCAATGGCCTCGAGGCACCGTTGCTGATCTGCAATGAAGACCATCGCTTCATCGTGGCCGAGCAGATGCGGCAGATCGGCGTTGAACCCAACGCCATCCTGCTGGAACCAATGGGGCGGAACACGGCGCCGGCGGTCACGGTGGCAGCGCTGCAGGCCACAGCTGGGGGGCAGGACCCATTGCTGCTGGTACTGGCGGCCGACCACTTGATCCGCGATGCGAAGCAATTCCGCCAGGCGGTGGATGCCGGTAGATCCGCTGCAGAGGCCGGTCGCTTGGTGACCTTCGGGATCGTTCCTACTGCTCCGGAAACCGGCTACGGCTACATCGAGGCGGCCGAACCCTTCAGCGGCGGATCCCTGCGTGAGGTGCCGATCGCCCGCTTCGTGGAAAAACCGGACCGGGCCACCGCAGAGCAGTTCCTGGCCACGGGCCGCTTCACCTGGAACAGCGGCATGTTCCTGTTCAGGGCCAGCGCCATGCTGGCGGAGCTGGAGCGCCTGGCACCGGAGGTGGTGAGCTGTTGCCGTGCCGCCCTTGAACAGGACGCCGCAGATCTCGACTTTCTGCGATTGGAGCGGGAAGCCTTCGCCAAGTGCCCCAACGTGGCCATTGATGTGGCGGTAATGGAGAAGACGGAGCTGGGTTCGGTGCTGCCGTTGGATGCCGGCTGGAGTGACGTGGGCAGCTGGAGTGCGCTCTGGGAAACCGCCGACCGTGACGTTGACGGCAACGTGCTGCAGGGGCGGGTGATCAACAAGGGCAGTCGCAACTGCTATCTGCGCAGCGAACACCGCCTGGTGGTGGGTCTTGGCGTGGAGAACCTTGTGGTGGTGGAAACGGACGATGCAGTGCTGATTGCCGATCGCTCCAAGGCCCAGGAGATCAAATCGGTGGTCAAGCAACTGGAGGCGGATGGCAGCCCGGAAGGCAAGGCCCACCGCAAGATCTATCGCCCCTGGGGTGCCTACACCGGCGTCACCGAGGGCAACCGCTGGCAGGTGAAGCGCATTTCCGTGAACCCCGGCTCCAGCCTGTCACTGCAGATGCACCATCACCGGGCTGAGCACTGGGTGGTGGTGAAAGGCACGGCCCTTGTAGAACGCGATGGCGACCAGCAACTCGTGGGTGAAAACCAGAGCACCTATATCCCTATGGGCTGCAAACACCGCCTGTCCAACCCCGGGCGCATCCCCGTGGAGTTGATTGAAGTGCAGAGCGGTGAATACCTCGGCGAAGACGACATCGTGCGCTTTGAAGACCGCTACGGCCGCAGCGATCAGCGCATCCCCGTCCAGTCCTGA